The Thiobacillus sp. genome contains the following window.
CCACGAGCTGGTTGATCTCGGCCTCCATGGCCACCGGGTCCAGGATGCTCATGCCGTGCACGTCCAGGATGACGTTGCCGTTGTCGGTGGTGAAGCCGGCGCGCAATACCGGGTTGCCGCCCATCTTCACCAGTTGCCGGGCCACATAGGAACGGGCCATGTGGATGACCTCCACCGGCAGGGGAAACTTGCCCAGCACGTCCACCAGCTTGCTCTGGTCGGCGATGCAGACGAACTTCTTGGCGCAGGCGGCCACGATCTTCTCCCGGGTCAGGGCGCCGCCACCGCCCTTGATCATGGCCATGTGGCGGGTGATTTCGTCGGCGCCGTCCACGTAGACTTCCATCTCGCCCGCCTCGTTCAGGTCAATGACGTTGATGCCGTGCTTCTTCAGCCGCTCGGCGGTGGCCACGGAAGAGGCCACGGCGCCGTCGATCCTGCCCTTGATGTCCGCCAGGGCGTCGATGAAGAAGTTGGCGGTGGAGCCGGTGCCCACGCCGATGATGCCGGCGGGAACGTATTCGAGGGCGGCACGGGCCGTGGCTTGCTTCATTTCGTCTTGGCTCATCATGATGGTTTTCTCTTGGTCGTTTGGGGTTAACCCCGTGAGAATAACGGCCTTCTCTTGCCTGTTCAAACCGCACCGCGATGACCGACTATCTTGAGCGCATCCTCCTGGCCCGCGTCTACGACGTGGCCCACGAAACCCCCCTGGACGAGGCCTCCAACCTGTCCCGTCGCGTGGGCAACCGGGTCCTGCTCAAGCGGGAGGACATGCAGCCAGTGTTCTCTTTCAAGCTCCGTGGCGCCTACAACAAAATGGCCGGCCTTACCAAGACCCAGCTCAAGCGGGGCGTGGTGGCAGCCAGCGCCGGCAACCACGCCCAGGGCGTGGCTCTCGCCGCCCAGGTGCTGGGCTGCCAGGCCATCATCGTGATGCCCGCCACCACGCCCCAGATCAAGGTGGACGCAGTGGCCAAGCGGGGCGCCGACGTGGTGCTGTTCGGCGACTCCTACGACGATGCCTACCACCATGCGAAGGGCATAGCCAAGAAAGCGAAGATGGTCTTCGTGCACCCGTACGACGACCCGGAGGTCATCGCCGGCCAGGGCACCATCGGCATGGAACTCATGCGCCAGTCCCGGGCCCCTATCGATGCCGTATTCGTGCCCGTGGGCGGCGGCGGCCTAATCGCCGGCATTGCCGTCTATCTCAAGCGCCTGCGGCCGGAGATCAGGATCATCGGCGTGGAGCCGGAGGACGCGGACGCCATGGCCCGCTCCCTGTGCAAGAAGGAACGCATCGTCCTGCCCCAGGTGGGCATCTTCGCCGACGGCGTGGCCGTGAAGCAGGTGGGGGAGGAGACCTTCCGCCTTTGCCAGCAGTACGTGGACGAGGTGATCCGTGTCAGCAATGACGCCATCTGCGCCGCCATCAAGGACGTGTTCGAGGACACCCGCTCCATCCTGGAGCCCGCCGGCGCCCTGGGCGTGGCGGGACTAAAGGTGTGGGCTGCCCGGGAGAAAGCGAAGAACAAGAACCTAGTGGCCATCGCCTCCGGCGCCAACATGAACTTCGACCGGCTACGCTTCGTGGCGGAAAGGGCGGAACTGGGCGAGAAGCGGGAGGCAGTGCTGGCCGTCTCCATCCCGGAGAAGCCGGGCAGCTTCAAGAAGTTCTGCTCCCTCATCGGCGGCCGGGTCATCACCGAGTTCAACTACCGTTTCGACGATCCCGCCCTGGCCCATGTCTACGTGGGCATCCAGGTGCAGAACCGGCCCGAGGTGGACAAGCTCATCGAGGCCCTGAAAAAGCACGAACTGCCGGTGCTGGACCTGTCCGACAACGAGATGGCCAAGCTGCACATCCGCCACCTGGTGGGCGGCCGTGCGCCCCAGGCGGAGCACGAAGTACTGTATCGCTTCGAGTTCCCTGAGCGCCCCGGTGCCCTCATGCGCTTCCTCAATAGCATGAGCCACGCCTGGAACATCAGCCTGTTCCACTACCGCAACCACGGCGCCGACTACGGCCGGGTGCTGGTGGGCATCCAGGTGCCGCCCAAGGACAAGGCGGAGTTCCAGCAATTCCTTGACGGCCTGGGCTACCGCTACTGGAACGAAAGCCGCAACCCGGCGTACAAGCTGTTCCTGGCCTGAGCAAGTCCAGATCCGACGCGAGAGCCTGCCATGCAAATGAAACGCCTCCTGGTTGGCTGCGTGTTGTGCTCGTTGGCCGGGATTGCCTCGGCGGGAACTTCCATTCTGGATACGGAAGAGGCGAGGACCTTCCGTGGCACGCTCGATCCCCTGTCCGCGCCAGCCGCATGGGAGGAGCGTCTGCAACGTTGGGCGGACAATGCCTGCCAGGCGTCGGCGGACGCCCGGCACCAGAGCTGGCAGGCGGATCAGGCCAGGCCCTGGTCCGAAAGGGCCTTTCCGGGAGAGGGGCTGAAGGACCGGTTGCTGGCCTATCCCGGTTCCCAGTTGTTCCTCCTGGTGGCCACGGATCTGGTGCCCGCACGTAGCCGCACGAACGTTTACGCACGTGTCTCGCAGCCTTACGAGGACCGTCTGTTCAATCGCATCGCTGCGTCGACGCCGCACAGTCTCGAGCCGGAAGACATCCTGCGATTTGCCTTGGAGATCACGGGAAACGACTACCGCCTCGCGGTGCTGACAGCACATTCGGTCCTGAAGGAGACGACCAAGCTGGGCAGGGAAGCCGTTGAGATCAGCCAGCAGTCGCGCAAGGAATATCTGCGCCTGAAGACGATCAATCCAGACAGGCCTTCCACGCGCAGGGCGTACCGGGAATACAGAAAGGACTTCGAGAATGCCGTGCGCAGCCTTGAGCACCACAACCGCGTCGTCCGTCCCCTGAAGAGCCTGCGTGGGGACCCAACGCGCATTCCTGACAAGATGGGGCCGTGGTACCACATCTTCGCGCTTTACACCCTGGATGCCGTGGGGGGTGGCGGACAGGCCCTGACTGCCTACGCGGCGGAGCACGGCGGGAAATACTTCCGCGCGTTTCAAAAGGAGGGCGGGTACGAGCCGGAGAAGAAGCGTATCGACGAGATCTTCATCAAGACGCAGGCCGCATGCGTGCCCGAATGGGTGGCGCTGAAGCCGGGGCCAGCGCCCTCGTCCCCCGTGAGTGGGTCGCCGCAGGAGGGCTTCGTCACCTGTCCGGAAACACAATACCCGCTCATGCCGGCGCATCAAGTGAAGCGGCACCCCTTCGCGGACCAGGATGGTGCTGATTATTCACCCGGCAAGATCCTGCGGGAACAGGGCAGGCAGCCCGCCTTCAAGACATGGTGCCGTTATGGTCGGGTGGGCAAGCAGATATTTGACATCCATGTATTGTGGACAGGGGCCGCTGCCGACCCAGCCACGCTGAGTCCCGTACCGTATTGCTCCAGGGACTGGAACTCGTATGACATGATGGGCTGGAACTACGTCTTCGAAAGCCGCAAGAAGGACGTAAGGGTCCAGATCGGCCGGCGTTTCGAGGGTGGCAACAACTTTTCCGACCCACTGGACATGTTTGAACGCGAGGCGGCGGCACGTCACCTGCTCAGGCAGATCGAGCCCCTGGCCATAGACTGCGTCGAGCCCGCAGGTTCACGCGGGCATTAGTGCCTCAACCCGGATTAAAGTGGTTCCCTGCCTGAGTAATACGGGCTCAGCCCAGGGTGGACCCGATTTTCAGGATGGGAAGGATGCCCGCCAGCCCATAGATGAAAAACAGGGCCAGACCGAGCACCATGGAGGCGGCCCCGTGGGCCATCAGGGCCTCGATGCGCTTGGCGTCGTCTTGCTTACTCAGCCACCGCCAGAAAGGGATGGCGAGCATGGCCCAAACGGCCGGAATCCACCCGGACAGGGAGCGTGCCTGGATGGCGAAGCCGGTACGGCGATCAACTCGGCGGCGCGATGGGCATGATCTCGCTGCGCACGCCGCGCGTGACCGTCACGGACGAGCCTGCCCGCAGGGTGAATCTCTCGTAGGGCGTACTGATTTCCACCACCCCCTCGTAGAGCTTGTAGTAGGTGCGGTCCTCATCCGGGTCGTAGTGGATCTCGATGTCGGTGCCACGGATGCCGCACAGAGAGGTGCCGGTCCTGACCGAGAAGGCGGCCCGGCCGCCCCAGCCTTTTGAGAACACGCGGATCGCCCCCTTGAGCAAATCCACGAGGCCCTTGTGTCGTTGCTGGTTTCTCAGGTCGATCTTGAATTCAGCCAGATTGATGGTCGAGTTGATGCCGACATTTATCACCGTCGGGCCGGAATTGATGGACTGGAAGCGATCCATGAATTCGATGCGGGCACGGCTTGAGTCTCCGGTCCTGGCCAGGTCGGTCGCATTGAGCAGATCGCCCTGCCTGGCGCTCAACCACTCGCCGCTTCCGCCTTTCTTTACCTGGACATCCTTGAACACGCTGACCAGGATGGCGGCGTAGCCCCCCTGGTGGCCCAGGTAGTGATTGATCTCTCGTTCCAGGTCGGCGCCCTTGGCGGTGAAATCGATGCGCTTGCCGTTGAATTCCTCCTTGAGGACCTTCCGGTAAGCCGCGTCCAGGCCTCTGTAGCTTGTGGCCCCCATTTCACGCAAGGCTACACTTGCGGGTTTGCGTTGCAGGGCGGCATCGAAGCAGCGCTCGAAACCCTGGAATGCCATGCGCTTGTCCGCGGGATTGCGTGCGGCACTGAGGGCGTCCAGCGAATGTTTGCATGCCCCTTGCTGAATCGACCGGTCGATGGATTCCATCTCGGCCATCAGGGACGCAAAGCGCCACGCCCTTTCCAGGTCCTCCACATTGCGCAGAACCTGGGTGACATATTCCGTGGCGTTGGCGGGAGGCGCGGCGCATGCAACGGGCACCCCCAGCAACAGGCATGTCGCGACGAGCACGTGTCGCAAGGCTGGCATGAGCTTTCTCATAGCCTGAATACCGGCCTGGTCCGAGGACATGTCCTTGAATATCCCATTCTTAATCATTTCTTCCAACCCCTTACCCGACTAATGACCCGCATCCGACAGTCCTCAACCTGAGCTTGTTGGCGCCAGGGCACGGAACGTGGGTCGCCACATTCCTTGTCGGCAACCCGGGTGGAATAAGATCCACACGCCCCCCAGTTGATCTCGCTGTCAACATGCTGCGAGCTTATGGATGCATCCCGTCGGCATGGTCCCTCGCCCACCCACCGCGCCGGCTTCGGCACCGGACGGTTGTTGGGATTGATGCAGTCCTGGGGAGGGGCGCCAAACAGGCCACTGGGCTCGCAATCGCCCCTGCTTCTAGCCGGAGGGTAGGGCTTGGAGGCATAAGGGTCGTAAGTGGGACGCTGCTGAGGTGGCGGGCTGCGACCCTCGTCGGCCCTTTCCTTGTCGAGCATGCAGGAAGGGTCGTTGGGTTTGACGTCGCAACCTCCCAAGTAATACGTCTTACCGGAAGAACCCCTGTCCATCTGCTCCATTTGTCGCATGGCCCGGTTCAATCGTTCGTTGTGCTCGCGCTGCAGTCGTTCATTTTCCAGACGGGACTGGTTTTCATCCCCGAATATGGATCTTCGAATCGCGTCTGGATCTCCCGCAATGGACGGAACCGCCAATGCGAGGAGAAG
Protein-coding sequences here:
- the ilvA gene encoding threonine ammonia-lyase, biosynthetic, with protein sequence MTDYLERILLARVYDVAHETPLDEASNLSRRVGNRVLLKREDMQPVFSFKLRGAYNKMAGLTKTQLKRGVVAASAGNHAQGVALAAQVLGCQAIIVMPATTPQIKVDAVAKRGADVVLFGDSYDDAYHHAKGIAKKAKMVFVHPYDDPEVIAGQGTIGMELMRQSRAPIDAVFVPVGGGGLIAGIAVYLKRLRPEIRIIGVEPEDADAMARSLCKKERIVLPQVGIFADGVAVKQVGEETFRLCQQYVDEVIRVSNDAICAAIKDVFEDTRSILEPAGALGVAGLKVWAAREKAKNKNLVAIASGANMNFDRLRFVAERAELGEKREAVLAVSIPEKPGSFKKFCSLIGGRVITEFNYRFDDPALAHVYVGIQVQNRPEVDKLIEALKKHELPVLDLSDNEMAKLHIRHLVGGRAPQAEHEVLYRFEFPERPGALMRFLNSMSHAWNISLFHYRNHGADYGRVLVGIQVPPKDKAEFQQFLDGLGYRYWNESRNPAYKLFLA
- a CDS encoding FecR domain-containing protein, with product MPALRHVLVATCLLLGVPVACAAPPANATEYVTQVLRNVEDLERAWRFASLMAEMESIDRSIQQGACKHSLDALSAARNPADKRMAFQGFERCFDAALQRKPASVALREMGATSYRGLDAAYRKVLKEEFNGKRIDFTAKGADLEREINHYLGHQGGYAAILVSVFKDVQVKKGGSGEWLSARQGDLLNATDLARTGDSSRARIEFMDRFQSINSGPTVINVGINSTINLAEFKIDLRNQQRHKGLVDLLKGAIRVFSKGWGGRAAFSVRTGTSLCGIRGTDIEIHYDPDEDRTYYKLYEGVVEISTPYERFTLRAGSSVTVTRGVRSEIMPIAPPS
- the rpiA gene encoding ribose-5-phosphate isomerase RpiA, with protein sequence MSQDEMKQATARAALEYVPAGIIGVGTGSTANFFIDALADIKGRIDGAVASSVATAERLKKHGINVIDLNEAGEMEVYVDGADEITRHMAMIKGGGGALTREKIVAACAKKFVCIADQSKLVDVLGKFPLPVEVIHMARSYVARQLVKMGGNPVLRAGFTTDNGNVILDVHGMSILDPVAMEAEINQLVGVVTVGLFARRGADVFLMGTPDGVQTLAR